One genomic region from Fictibacillus marinisediminis encodes:
- a CDS encoding DinB family protein codes for MSSYLFDQLRFVRGNTMKLVAGLNDEQSEIIPDPLNNHIKWNLGHIYFIHERNAFQFVKEKEDWIMPESFPSLFSPGTKPENRQRMPVDLSEIVHLMENQIDRIESTFKERLKEKTEPYTTSMGLHLSTVEEFLSCCLFHEGMHLERINVIKKLT; via the coding sequence ATGAGTTCTTATCTTTTTGATCAATTGCGTTTTGTCAGGGGCAATACAATGAAATTGGTTGCCGGTTTGAACGATGAACAATCTGAGATCATCCCAGATCCTTTAAACAACCATATCAAGTGGAATCTTGGACATATTTATTTCATTCACGAAAGAAATGCCTTTCAATTCGTAAAGGAAAAGGAAGATTGGATCATGCCTGAGTCTTTCCCGTCGCTATTCAGCCCTGGCACGAAGCCGGAAAATAGACAAAGGATGCCAGTAGACCTTTCAGAGATCGTGCATTTAATGGAAAATCAGATCGACCGGATAGAATCCACATTCAAGGAACGGTTAAAAGAAAAGACAGAACCCTATACTACATCCATGGGGCTGCACCTCTCCACTGTTGAAGAGTTTCTCAGCTGCTGCCTGTTTCATGAAGGCATGCATTTGGAGAGGATTAATGTGATCAAGAAACTAACCTAA
- a CDS encoding Slp family lipoprotein, whose amino-acid sequence MFTFFTTISVMVGILFLFLAIKAYMGDNGFMKWVGYMILSFVIAFIFSCMSISTEPAGETDQVQASKNEVKQTVKKKTLYIKQEQVTYDKAKDVVVFSGKTNLNDGTEVGIGIEDKNTDKIYGGGGKVKDGKFTVNMGEEYYLIENGNYEVSATVYVDTANNLKFPEKYGHYDTFHQNYQVSKGEIVPDGKHYNIEFSHLGKIKVTNAHTKEEVEKYDENLKKQEEQERKQSAKTIRYGELEKNPDTFKGDFVKFQGQIVQIMEKDGSTEIRLAVTKASYGYDINDIVYVTYSGTTPFIKDDTVTVYGTIEGSLTYKSQAGFDITVPHLEAKTVE is encoded by the coding sequence ATGTTTACTTTTTTTACAACCATTAGTGTTATGGTTGGAATATTATTCTTATTTTTAGCTATTAAAGCTTATATGGGTGACAATGGGTTTATGAAATGGGTAGGTTATATGATTCTATCCTTTGTTATTGCCTTCATTTTTTCATGTATGAGCATCAGTACAGAGCCGGCAGGTGAGACGGATCAGGTGCAGGCTTCCAAGAATGAAGTGAAGCAGACGGTAAAAAAGAAAACCTTATATATAAAGCAAGAGCAGGTGACCTATGATAAAGCGAAGGATGTTGTTGTGTTTTCTGGAAAAACGAATTTAAATGACGGCACAGAGGTCGGTATAGGTATTGAAGACAAAAATACGGATAAAATTTATGGTGGCGGTGGTAAAGTTAAAGACGGAAAATTCACTGTAAATATGGGAGAAGAATATTACCTTATCGAAAATGGAAACTATGAGGTATCGGCAACGGTTTATGTTGATACAGCAAATAACCTGAAGTTTCCTGAAAAATACGGTCATTACGATACATTCCATCAAAATTATCAAGTATCAAAGGGCGAGATTGTCCCTGATGGCAAGCATTATAATATCGAGTTTTCACATTTGGGTAAAATAAAGGTTACAAATGCCCATACGAAAGAAGAAGTAGAAAAGTATGATGAAAATCTTAAAAAGCAGGAAGAGCAAGAAAGAAAGCAAAGTGCCAAAACGATACGGTACGGCGAACTGGAGAAGAATCCTGATACCTTTAAAGGGGATTTTGTTAAATTCCAAGGTCAGATTGTTCAAATAATGGAGAAAGATGGCTCCACTGAGATCCGTTTAGCCGTTACGAAAGCCTCTTATGGTTACGATATTAATGATATAGTCTATGTAACCTACTCAGGCACAACACCTTTTATAAAAGATGATACAGTTACAGTGTACGGGACGATTGAAGGTTCATTAACCTATAAATCCCAGGCTGGCTTTGACATTACCGTCCCTCATTTAGAAGCAAAAACGGTTGAGTAA
- a CDS encoding DUF3846 domain-containing protein, whose protein sequence is MPDIQVVMVMPKKRPHITEILNTSKEFEEIVGGPVDILSFHQQHYKIVCNIEEGYDLTYNKKAPSSTFFIAKYQGQFESLSDAETEEIKDVLKTKMKKWK, encoded by the coding sequence ATGCCTGACATCCAAGTAGTCATGGTCATGCCCAAAAAAAGACCGCACATCACAGAGATCCTCAATACTTCGAAAGAGTTTGAGGAAATCGTAGGCGGTCCGGTCGACATCTTAAGTTTCCACCAACAGCATTACAAAATTGTATGTAACATCGAGGAAGGCTACGACCTTACATACAATAAAAAAGCACCATCCAGCACTTTCTTTATCGCCAAATACCAAGGGCAATTCGAAAGTCTGAGTGATGCAGAAACAGAAGAAATTAAAGATGTACTAAAAACCAAGATGAAGAAGTGGAAGTAG
- a CDS encoding MTP-1 family protein encodes MKLVKSNVKTCSELLADYEKKDKPGDPEKLLIEGVGAKDVYNITAPFEDDGELVIAGRVEARDSEKSEVHFFIKAGETWVPREGAPIYQLQDPFVTRIAGDRVLGGVQTFPHPSIENALGWRTVFYKGSSINTLQEFFKGPDGMKDLRIAELLNGSIAVFTRPQGEKGGRGKIGFTLVPSLDELTLAAVENAPLLENQFTDEEWGGANELHVLSSGLIGVLGHIASFDSEGNRHYYPMRFVVDPKTGEHSDIELIAVRNDFLPGASKRPDLVDVVFSGGLVRKEDGTADLYAGISDAEAHKLTIQDPFLPYER; translated from the coding sequence TTGAAACTAGTTAAATCCAACGTAAAAACATGCAGCGAGCTGCTCGCAGACTACGAGAAAAAAGATAAGCCCGGAGATCCTGAAAAACTGCTAATTGAGGGCGTCGGTGCAAAAGATGTCTATAACATTACCGCACCGTTTGAAGACGATGGCGAGCTGGTCATCGCCGGCAGAGTAGAGGCGCGTGACAGTGAGAAATCGGAAGTTCATTTTTTCATAAAAGCAGGGGAGACATGGGTTCCGAGAGAGGGAGCACCAATCTACCAGCTTCAGGATCCGTTCGTCACACGGATTGCCGGAGATCGGGTCCTCGGCGGCGTGCAGACCTTTCCGCATCCAAGTATCGAAAACGCCCTCGGCTGGCGGACTGTTTTTTATAAAGGAAGCAGCATCAATACCCTTCAAGAGTTCTTCAAAGGGCCGGATGGCATGAAGGACTTGCGGATCGCCGAGCTGTTGAACGGCTCCATTGCTGTATTCACAAGGCCTCAAGGCGAAAAAGGCGGAAGAGGGAAGATCGGCTTCACGCTGGTTCCTTCCTTGGATGAACTGACGCTTGCGGCCGTCGAAAACGCACCGCTCTTGGAAAATCAGTTTACAGACGAGGAGTGGGGAGGGGCAAACGAGCTGCATGTCCTCTCCAGCGGATTGATTGGTGTGCTCGGACACATCGCGAGCTTTGATTCGGAAGGCAACCGCCATTATTACCCGATGCGGTTTGTCGTGGATCCGAAAACAGGAGAGCATTCCGATATTGAACTGATTGCGGTAAGAAATGATTTTCTGCCAGGAGCGTCAAAACGCCCTGACCTGGTGGATGTAGTGTTCAGCGGCGGCTTGGTGCGGAAGGAAGACGGCACCGCCGATCTATACGCCGGCATCAGTGACGCAGAGGCCCATAAGCTGACGATTCAAGACCCGTTCCTACCCTATGAGAGATAA
- a CDS encoding carbohydrate ABC transporter permease, whose amino-acid sequence MRTKHNNRLGWLFASPYLLYGLIFFLIPLGWSFYLSITDWNLIAPVFHHVGFDNFIKALQSPGVHAAFIVTFKFMIVFVPMVIASSLIVALVVHGLPRFKGLFLIGFFLPYLASGVVSSFIVKGFLSYNSPVNTFLRSSFGLDVNWLGTPFSALLVVSIIMAWKFTGYYALILTSGFESISKEIYEAAAIDGVNGWQRFWRITLPLLYPALFTTLILSIGVTFGIFTEVYQLTGGGPNFATNTWQMEIYKQAFQNLSAGYASAVALIASVVTFISIFIIRKFLEMWGKRNGWT is encoded by the coding sequence ATGAGAACCAAGCATAATAACAGATTGGGCTGGCTATTCGCCAGTCCTTACCTTTTATATGGGCTGATTTTTTTCCTGATTCCGCTCGGCTGGTCGTTCTATCTGTCGATCACCGACTGGAATTTGATCGCTCCCGTTTTTCATCATGTCGGCTTTGACAACTTCATTAAAGCACTGCAAAGCCCCGGCGTTCATGCCGCATTCATTGTCACGTTCAAGTTCATGATCGTGTTCGTGCCGATGGTCATCGCGTCCTCACTGATCGTGGCACTCGTCGTTCACGGTTTGCCGCGGTTCAAAGGCTTGTTCCTGATCGGCTTCTTCCTGCCGTACCTGGCATCCGGCGTTGTATCCTCCTTTATCGTCAAAGGATTTCTTTCGTATAACAGCCCGGTCAACACGTTCTTGCGCAGCTCATTCGGCCTAGATGTAAACTGGCTCGGAACACCGTTTTCAGCCCTGCTGGTCGTTTCCATAATCATGGCCTGGAAGTTTACCGGCTACTACGCGCTCATCTTAACGTCAGGCTTTGAATCCATCTCCAAAGAAATATACGAAGCGGCAGCCATCGATGGCGTAAACGGCTGGCAGCGTTTTTGGAGAATTACCTTACCGCTCTTGTACCCGGCGCTTTTCACAACACTCATCCTATCGATCGGCGTGACCTTCGGGATTTTTACCGAGGTATACCAGCTGACAGGCGGAGGGCCGAACTTCGCGACCAACACATGGCAGATGGAGATCTACAAGCAGGCGTTCCAGAACCTGTCCGCCGGCTATGCATCCGCCGTTGCGCTCATTGCGTCCGTCGTTACGTTCATCTCGATCTTTATCATTCGAAAATTTTTAGAAATGTGGGGGAAGCGAAATGGTTGGACATAA
- a CDS encoding protein adenylyltransferase SelO, giving the protein MNQKAGWNLENSYARLPELFFSLIEPNPVRSPNLVILNQPLAESLGLNADALRAEDGVDVFAGNRVPEGSLPLAQAYAGHQFGNFTRLGDGRALLVGEQMTPNGERFDIQLKGSGRTPYSRGGDGRAALGPMLREYIISEAMHGLGIPTTRSLAVVTTGEPIYRETEQPGAIMTRVASSHLRVGTFEYAYQWGTASDLKALADYALDRHFSDVEKKENPYLTLLEEVIKRQAKLIAQWQLVGFIHGVMNTDNMSICGETIDYGPCAFMDAYDSKTVFSSIDIQGRYAYGNQPSIAVWNLARFAETLLPLLDEEQEKAIELAENALSTFKEWFHNHWQNGMKAKLGLFGEEKQDESLIGELLHLMEKHRADYTNTFLALTFDRKEDHALFDDQEFAQWRERWQARRERQSESMADSLQLMKNSNPAVIPRNHRVEEALEAAVGQGDYSVMEKLLNVLSDPYDHTAEQAEYSTLPPDDGQCYKTYCGT; this is encoded by the coding sequence ATGAATCAAAAAGCAGGATGGAACTTGGAGAACAGTTATGCCCGTCTGCCAGAGCTGTTCTTTTCCTTGATCGAGCCGAATCCCGTCCGCTCGCCAAACCTTGTCATTTTGAATCAACCTCTGGCAGAATCGCTAGGCTTGAATGCTGATGCACTAAGAGCTGAAGATGGGGTTGATGTATTTGCCGGCAATCGGGTACCGGAAGGCTCTTTGCCGCTCGCCCAAGCTTATGCCGGGCATCAGTTCGGCAACTTTACTCGTCTGGGGGATGGCCGGGCTTTGCTGGTCGGTGAGCAAATGACTCCGAATGGTGAACGGTTCGATATCCAGCTTAAAGGATCCGGCAGAACACCTTACTCCCGTGGGGGCGATGGCCGGGCTGCACTTGGACCGATGCTGCGGGAATACATCATCAGTGAAGCCATGCACGGACTTGGCATCCCTACCACCCGCAGTCTTGCTGTAGTAACAACCGGTGAGCCTATCTATCGCGAGACCGAACAGCCCGGTGCGATTATGACCCGTGTGGCTTCGAGCCATCTGCGTGTAGGCACTTTTGAATACGCTTATCAATGGGGTACAGCCTCAGACCTCAAGGCTTTGGCGGACTATGCCCTTGATCGTCATTTTTCAGACGTCGAGAAAAAAGAAAATCCTTACCTTACCCTACTAGAAGAAGTGATCAAGCGCCAGGCCAAGCTGATCGCTCAATGGCAGCTGGTCGGCTTCATCCATGGCGTGATGAACACCGACAACATGTCCATCTGCGGAGAAACGATCGATTATGGCCCTTGCGCCTTTATGGATGCCTATGATTCTAAAACGGTCTTCAGCTCCATCGACATTCAGGGCCGTTATGCTTATGGCAATCAGCCGAGTATCGCCGTATGGAACCTTGCACGTTTTGCAGAAACTCTGCTTCCCCTGCTGGATGAAGAGCAAGAGAAGGCGATCGAGCTGGCAGAGAATGCCCTTTCGACATTTAAAGAGTGGTTTCATAACCACTGGCAGAACGGAATGAAGGCCAAGCTCGGACTGTTCGGTGAAGAGAAGCAGGATGAATCTTTGATTGGTGAATTGCTTCATCTAATGGAAAAGCACCGTGCGGACTACACCAATACGTTCCTTGCTTTAACGTTCGATCGAAAGGAAGATCATGCTCTTTTTGATGACCAGGAGTTTGCACAGTGGCGTGAACGGTGGCAGGCGAGGCGGGAAAGGCAGTCTGAATCCATGGCTGATTCCCTTCAGCTGATGAAAAACAGCAATCCTGCGGTTATCCCCCGTAACCACCGAGTAGAAGAGGCGCTGGAGGCTGCTGTAGGGCAGGGAGATTACAGCGTGATGGAGAAGCTTCTGAACGTTCTTTCCGATCCTTATGATCACACGGCTGAACAGGCGGAATACTCGACTCTGCCGCCGGATGATGGGCAGTGCTATAAGACGTATTGCGGGACTTGA
- a CDS encoding BtaManbiosPhlase has protein sequence MNVYRYEQNPLVTPSDVKPHRPDFEVIGAFNAGIAQYKDEVIMLLRVAERPVSEDPEIVKAPVFNVEKNELEILELQLSDERYDFEDPRVIRKAGSEQFVYLTSLSYLRIARSKDGREFTIDPEPFIYPSNDLETFGIEDPRITKIDDTYYIYYSAVSPAGVGESLVSTKDFKNVEHHGMIFAPENKDVLIFPEKVNGKYYALHRPVPKSTGAPEIWIAESPDILHWGNHKYLLGLRDGMWDDGRIGGGAVPIKTEKGWLELYHGATKDNRYCMGAVLLDLNEPSKVIARSETPILEPEADYEVNGFFGNVVFSCGALVEGDTVKMYYGVSDTSMACAELSLSEILASLTEV, from the coding sequence ATGAATGTATATCGATATGAACAGAACCCTTTAGTAACACCTAGTGATGTTAAACCTCACCGTCCGGACTTTGAAGTGATCGGTGCCTTTAACGCCGGCATCGCCCAGTACAAGGATGAAGTCATCATGCTGCTGCGTGTAGCCGAACGCCCGGTGAGCGAGGACCCTGAGATTGTGAAGGCTCCCGTCTTTAATGTGGAAAAAAATGAACTCGAGATCCTGGAGCTTCAGCTGTCTGATGAAAGGTATGATTTCGAAGATCCGCGTGTGATTCGGAAAGCCGGCTCAGAGCAATTTGTCTACTTGACTTCTTTATCCTATCTAAGGATTGCAAGGAGTAAGGACGGGCGGGAGTTCACGATCGATCCCGAGCCGTTCATCTATCCGTCCAACGACCTCGAAACGTTTGGCATTGAAGACCCGAGGATCACAAAGATCGATGACACGTACTATATCTATTACAGTGCGGTTTCACCTGCCGGAGTAGGAGAATCGCTCGTTTCTACGAAAGATTTTAAAAACGTGGAGCACCATGGCATGATCTTTGCACCGGAAAATAAGGATGTCCTCATTTTCCCGGAAAAAGTGAACGGAAAATACTACGCTCTTCACCGACCGGTACCAAAAAGCACGGGAGCACCGGAGATTTGGATCGCCGAATCGCCGGATATCCTCCACTGGGGTAACCATAAATACTTGCTCGGATTGCGTGATGGCATGTGGGATGATGGACGAATCGGGGGAGGCGCTGTTCCGATCAAGACGGAAAAAGGCTGGCTTGAACTGTATCACGGTGCCACAAAAGACAACCGCTATTGCATGGGTGCTGTCCTGCTTGACCTCAACGAACCGTCCAAAGTCATCGCCCGTTCGGAGACTCCAATTCTCGAACCGGAAGCAGATTACGAAGTGAACGGCTTCTTCGGCAACGTCGTGTTCTCTTGCGGTGCGTTAGTGGAAGGCGATACCGTGAAGATGTATTACGGTGTGTCCGATACGTCGATGGCGTGTGCGGAGCTCAGTTTGAGTGAGATTTTGGCATCACTAACTGAAGTGTAA
- a CDS encoding carbohydrate ABC transporter permease — protein MVGHKKNTLIIRYIIAFLLLFVMVFPYLYMVLNSFADWNQVDRTLIPSHFSLRSYEWLLSGGQSAEPRPWIRAFFNSLIVSTGSTALMMVTGIVVAYSLAKLQFRGRNFLNNAILFQMFFPAIILLVPTFLIIQRLGLYDSYWAMILPKALSLWAVFMYTNFFRAIPDTFIEAAKLDGASDWQIIFRIILPMSKSITIVVFLFLFMERWTELLWDMLVVKSDNMLTLNVLLSQMFGPYGGYPGPMYAASVILTVPIIILFLFFAKKFKEGMQFTLK, from the coding sequence ATGGTTGGACATAAGAAAAATACGCTCATCATCCGTTATATCATCGCGTTTCTGCTGCTGTTCGTTATGGTTTTTCCGTATCTCTATATGGTCCTGAACTCGTTCGCCGACTGGAACCAGGTGGACCGGACACTTATTCCGTCTCACTTCTCGCTCCGGTCATATGAATGGCTGCTGAGCGGGGGCCAGTCCGCTGAACCGCGGCCATGGATCCGTGCCTTTTTCAACAGTTTGATCGTTTCAACCGGCTCCACGGCTCTCATGATGGTGACTGGTATCGTCGTGGCTTACTCGCTCGCCAAGCTTCAGTTCCGCGGGCGGAACTTCCTGAACAACGCCATCCTGTTTCAAATGTTTTTCCCGGCGATCATCCTGCTCGTGCCGACGTTCCTCATCATCCAGCGCTTGGGGCTGTACGACTCCTACTGGGCGATGATCTTGCCGAAAGCACTGAGTCTGTGGGCGGTCTTCATGTACACGAACTTTTTCCGGGCGATCCCCGACACGTTTATTGAAGCGGCAAAATTGGACGGCGCGTCCGACTGGCAGATCATCTTCCGGATCATCCTGCCAATGTCGAAGTCGATCACGATCGTTGTCTTTCTCTTCCTGTTCATGGAGCGCTGGACCGAGCTCCTCTGGGACATGCTTGTGGTCAAAAGCGACAACATGCTGACCCTGAACGTGCTTCTGTCGCAGATGTTCGGGCCGTACGGAGGCTATCCGGGACCGATGTATGCGGCATCCGTGATCCTGACCGTGCCGATCATCATCCTGTTCCTGTTCTTTGCCAAAAAGTTTAAAGAAGGCATGCAATTCACACTGAAATAA